AGTTCGGTCTGACGGTCCTGGGTTCTATTGAAGAGTTGAAAGGCAAAGATAAAAACATAGACACGTATATTCTCTACAATCCCCTTTCTCCCATTGCGGAAAGCTATCGTCTGATACGTTCCGCCCTGCTTCTGTCAAAGGCGGATCATCCACCGAGGGTGGTATTGATAACCAGTATGAATAAATCCGAGGGAAAAACCGCCACTGTAACTAACCTTGCAAGAATGCTCGCAAAAGATAAGAAAAATGTGCTGGTCATTGACTGTGATCTCAGGCGGCCGAGAATGCATTCTCTTCTCGGAATGCCCAATGACCTTGGGTTGAGTTCATATCTTACTGGAAATACGGATGAATGTCCCCTTCTGCAGATCAAGGATGAGGGGTATTGCCTGATTCCTGCAGGGCCCGTTCCCCCTGACCCTTCTGAATTGCTTGGTTCACGGAAAATGAAGAAACTCCTTGAGATGATGGCTGAAAAATATGATTTTCTGCTCCTTGATTCTCCTCCAGTTGGTGCAGTAACCGACAGCCTTACTCTCAGTCAGTATGTTGATGGCTCTATTCTGGTAGTCAAAGCGGGCAGTACAACTCTGGAAATGTTTGAGAGTGGCGTAAAGAAGATGCGTGATATCAATTCACACATTCTCGGAGTCGTGCTCAACGGGTTGAAAATGGAAGAGAAAGATTCGTATCAGTATGGTTATTCCAGCTACTATGCATCCGACGATGACTGATACGGGGTTGTCCTCCCCGAGGTTACAGGTATGAAACGTAACAGGTCACAGGGTACCGAATCTTTCCGCGATCAGCCCGGTTTACGTATGACCAATACGCTGCACCGGGCTACTTGCGAAAATCTCCGGCACCCTGTAACCTGTTACAAATACAATGATTAATACAACGAAGTTGCCTGCCCTGTGATCAGTTACTATGAAACGGATATCATCTGCACTCTTTCTCTTTTCACTTGTTTTTGCTCCGCTGGCTTTTGGAACCGTTGAAGCATGGTCTCTTTCAGTTGTTGAGATCACTACAGCCGCAGCATTTATTCTGTTTTATCTTTCCGCCTGGTTTCATAAAGATTCGACACTGAAAGTTCCAGGAACCCTGCCGCTTGTGCTGCTGCTGGGGGTTATCGGATTTCAGCTCCTGCCATTGCCGGTATCTGTTGTTCAAGTCCTTTCTCCGGAAACATATGCAGTGTATTCGCCTCTTTTCCAGATCGAGCATGGACGGAACTGGCTCCCTCTTTCCGTCAATCAGAGAGCTACTCTCCATGAATTGTTACGATTTGGATCGTACGGTCTGCTGTATGTCTTGACCGTTCAATTGCTCAGTGAGCCAGAACGTCTGCGAAAAACTGCGAGTGTAGTTGTTTTTCTCGGTTCGGCCATTGCCCTGCTGGCACTGATTCAGCATGTTGGTTCTCCGGACAGGATATACTGGTTGAGGAAGGTCCCGGACAATGCAAGTCCATTTGGCCCCTGGATAAACCCCAATCAGTTTGCCGGATACATGGAGCTTGTCAGTCCTCTGGCTTTTGGTCTTTTTCTCTTTTATCGACCAAGGGTCCGCGGCAGTGAATCTTTTCGTGAAAAATTTGTAACCTTTTTTACCATTCCTCGAATTCACTTGTACCTTTTCCTCTGGTTTGGTGCGGCCCTGATGGTTTTTTCTGTTTTCATCAGCCTGTGTCGGGGCGGTATTCTTTCCATAGTTGCGGGGGGAGTCGTTTTTTTCCTGCTGTACAGGAGAAAATTTCCAGGGCGGAGCAGTTATATTTTCCTGACGATGGTGGTGGCAGTTGTTCTGGCTATTACATGGTTTGGCTGGGATATTATTCTGTCCGAGTTTAACCAGAAATTTGACAGCTCGGGACATATACGTGAAGGGCGTCTTCTTCTCTGGAAGGATACGCTTGCTCTTATCAGAGATTTTCCGATCTTCGGGGCCGGGTTCGGTTCATTCATTCATATTTATCCACTGTATAAGACCTTTGTCGGTAACCTTATTTACGATCATGCCCATAATGATTATCTCGAACTGTTGACCGATGGAGGCATTGTCAGCCTGTTGCTGGCTGCCTGGTTTGTTGTCAGTATTCTTCTGCACGGTTGGAAAATGATCCGCAGAAGACGTGACAGATATGCAGTTTTCCTTGGAATTGGAGCGATCAGCGGAATACTTTCTCTTCTGGTGCACAGCGTGACCGATTTTAACCTGCATAACGGAGCCGTGGGGTACTATTTCTTTTTTCTTCTCGGTCTGCTTGTTGCGGCTGTCAATACCAGATTCAGTTATGGCAGTTCTGCCAGCCTTCTGAAAAAACAATCTCCGGGATTGACTGCACCGATTGTTGTTTTCGGTCTTGCCTGGTGTGTTGCTGTGGTCATTGTTCAGATTGGTTCCTATCGTGCGTGGTCCGGATATGAAAGTATAAAAAATATTTATGTCAATCCGCATCTTGGCAGGAAATTTCTCTGGAAGATTACGAAGACCATGGACAGAGCTGAACGGCAGGATCCTTTTCATGGATTGTATTCCTACAGGAATGGAACGGCGTTGTGGTACATGGGGGAGAAAAAAGCGGCACTTGAAAAGTATCTCCTGGCTTTTCGTAAAAATCCCCTTGAAGGGATATTTCTTCAACAACTTGGTCTGTTGCAAAATGATGAGAAGATAGCCGAAAAACTGCTTGAGGAGGGGTACAGGCGTACGCTGAATAAGGACATCCTGATTTCAAGTTATGTTGAGTGGCTACTGTGGCGGGGGCAGCGGCGCAGGGCGGTTGAAGTATTGTCCCGCAGCATGCATGACGCACCTGATCAGGCGGTAGCCTGGAGTGGTCTGCTGAGGGAATATTCCTTCACTCATGAGGAACTTGAAAAAATAATACCAGGGAATTCAAAAACCTGGGTGGATTTCGGCCGGCATTTATCAAGTATCGGGCTCGAAAAAGAATCCAATTATTTTTTTAACAGGGCTGAAAAACTGCTGATGGAAGAAGACAATCCTGCCATGGAAAGTTATCGCAACCTTATCCAGTTTTTTTATCGACAGGGTTTTGATGCGCGGGCACTCAGTGTTCTTCGCCGGGCTGTTGAAAAACTTCCCGATGAGCTTTATTTTCACCTTAAGCTCGGGGAGTATTATCAGAAAGAGAACATTGCCTATCGTGCAAAGGAAGAATTTGAGCGGGTTCTGTTTCTTGATCCGGGCAATAAAAAAGCTGTAAGGGCCCTGCGACGGCTCGGTTTTGCCGACAGTTACTGATCCAGGTAAATGGCTCTGCACTGTGAACTGGTTAGTCAGTGATATGTTTCTCGGTAAATTGGGCCATCAGTTCATGGATGTTGTATGGTGGACGGATTTTGAAATAGTGGTCAACAATGGCGTGACCTAACTCATGGGCAAGGACGCGTAGCCCTGCATCATCAACAGAGATATAAATGGTATCTTCCGAGAGAGAATAGTAGGCGATATGATTCACCTTTTTATGGTATTTTTGTTTGTAAACTGCCGAAACATCGTCTGAATCTTCGAGTAATACAACATGGATATGCATGTTGTTCGGAAACATGTCGAGAACAACTTCCGCTTTTTCGATCAGGGTATCAAGTTTGGCCAGAACCTCATCTTCCACGGTGACAATATTTTTTTTCCTGACAATGTAGTTGAGTTTTCTGGTCAGCCGGATCTGGTCATTGAAATCATTTAACAGTTGTCTGTTGGCGTAGTGAAGGGTCGTGTATCTGCTTTTTGCCTCTCTGGCCTCTCCCGGGGCAGGGAGGCAATGGAAGTAGAACAGGAAAAGTAATAACCACGCAGCAGTTTTATTCATCCCGCAGAGTATATGATGAGCAGATTGTCTGAATCTTTTTATTGTTTTCTTCAATATTCCACAGGATGGCTTTCATTTCTTTCTTATGGTCTTCCGGTAAGGTGGAAGATTCAGTGTCGGCCTGTTCAAGGAGAGTTTTTACGGCCTCTGTGTGAATAGTCAGCTTTTTGAATGTTTCCGACAGGTCCCTGTTAAAAGTGTTGATCTGTCTGGCCAGTTCCTTACCTTCATCCCTGTAGCGCAGATGAATAACATCGCTCAAATCTTTTTTGAGCATTTTTGTAAGGGTTTTTTCAAAGCGAAACAGGGGGCCGGCAATGCGGTGCGTGATCAGCATTGCGGCAATGGTAATAAATACTGCCCCCAATACGATAAAGATCCAGTGGGCTGTCAGAATACTTTTCAGCAGCATCAAAGGAGTTCGCCCCAGCTGGAGGTCACTGTTTGTATAGGAGATGGTTAAAGTATCCGCAGAGAAATAGCCGAGGAGTATGATGAAAAAGAGACATCCGCCGGTAACGAAAAGGAAATAACCGAAAATCAGTTTCCCCTGGAGCTCTTTTTTGATGAAGATGTTTCTTCTCTTATACTGTTTTGTCATGGTCATTTTTTTTCTGTTGGTTGATAAATGGTTATGGAGGCATTTTTCTTCAGACCTGCCAGCCATTTCTGCATCTGCCTTTCACGTTTGAACTGGATAAGAATATCACGGATTTTTTTCCGATCCTGATGGGAAACGGTGGTTGCCGGAGATGGTTCAATTGTATCAAGGCGTATAACAGTTTTATCACTGCCGGTATCTGAAGTAATTCTGAATTCACCCGGAGAAAGTGAGAAGAGCGTAAGCCTCAGTGGGAGTGCAAGGTCATCAAAAAGAACCGTATTGGTAATCCCCGGTGCTGTTGTAATTTGGTCGGAGGATTTGGGAACAGAGTCGAGTTGGGTGTAGGTTACCAGTTTTCCGGTAAAAGAGAGATACCGGTCTATTTCCCGGTCAGTTACTGAGACTTTGATTTTGCTGTTCTGCCGATCCAGAAGCACTTTAATTAGTGAATTTTCATAGTAATTCTGCAGTGCTTCCCTGAAAGAAGGTTCCCTGTCAATACCCTGGCGTTGAGCTTCCTGGAGAAGAATTTCACGGGTTATGGCTTCATCGACTATATCTGACAGGTCTTGAGAATGATAGCCGAACTTTCCGTACCGGGATTCGATTGTTTTTCTGGCAAGATCGTGGCCGTTAATTGTTACAGCTATATCTGTCTGCGGTTCAGGTTTAGTCGGCAGCAGGAAGTAAAATGAAAAGAGGGTTATTGCCAGGACGATGGCTATGATGAAATAGATATATTTCATGGTGTGTTGTTTGTACTGAAAAGAGGTTATTTTACAGTTGACGGCCCGCAGGATACCGAGTTTATGGGGAATTGGTTTATTTTATACCTAAATCCTGCAATTGGCAAGTTCGGAGTCTTCGCTACCTGTCGGAGTTGCTTAATCTTACGTCAGCAGATAGGCGGTGATACCAATGGCTGCAAGCCAGATATTTGTGATATTGGAAACAGTGATATTGAGAATTGCCCCAAGCCTGTTTCCTCTTCTCAGTAAAACAATACAGGATTTGAACTCGGGCCAGCTGGTCAGGCTGGCAAGAACGATAAAACCTATCACTCCTTTGGGTGCGTGGGAGTTTGCTGCCGCAAAAGAGACAACGGGATCAAGGAAATAGCCGGCAACGGTAAGAATCAGAATTGACGGGAAAAGCCAGAGAGATGGATTGAAAGAAAAATCTTCTTCCTCCTCCTTTCCAGGTTCCGTGGGGCGAATAAAGAAAAAGAGCAGGGAGAGGGGTATTACAATCACCAGCCACCAGACGTAATGAGATGGAGAGAGCAGGAAAAATCCGGCAGCAAGCAGGGCCGTGGTACAGAGTGTTACCACACTGTACACTCTGTGAACTGAAAAGGTTTTTATAAATTGATGGCAGAGCAGGGTAGCTGCAATCAGCAATATGGGATTCATAAAATTGGACCCCAGTGGTGTTGAAGCTGCAAAAACGATATCACCGGCAAAGAGACCTGCCAGAAGGCAGATGGCTTCAGGGCCATTCGTTATAAATCCAGTCAGTGTACCTATTCCTTTTTTCTTTTTCAGGCATTCAATAATGATTTCCACGGCCAGGGAAATAAGAAGCATTTCCACGATTACGCCACTGGCCCCGATAAAAGTAAGATTCAGGTCGCCACCGAAAAGCAGGGCAGAGCCGAAGAAGAATGCCAATACCAGGACCCAGATGATAAGATCCAGTTTACCGATAGAACTGACAAGGAATGTTTTCAAGGTTTTCTGTTGTTTTGCTTATGGCGGGAGATGAAATCCTCAATCGATTTTCTGTTGAGATAGATGGAGCTGAGGGTTTCTTTTCCTATTACAAGTGCAGGTATCATTCGGATGCCGGTTTCCATGAACCTGAGAGGTGAACTCAGGATATCAACTTCTTCCACATCGATAGTGCTGTCTTCTTTGATGGCAGCCCTGAGATATTTTCCGGCCAGAAAACATCTGGGACAGAGTTTTGAGCGATAAAAGGTTATTTTTATTTTTTCTTCCATGATCACTTACAAATAATTAAAGTTATAAAAACAGGCAGTAACACCTCGTGATCAGTTGCGATTGCAGTCGTGAAGAGTCGTGGACCCGGATTTGAATGTTGCCCGGCAGGATACATGAAGTTTACTATTTTCTCAACAGGTGAGTGAGAATGGCGATTTTATAACGGCGATTTCTTCGGTGACGTATGGTATAATGAATACAGGAGATTCGGCTCCTAACCAGATTCGAGGAAAAGGAGGCAAAATGTATATTCTGGAGCACATGACTCCCGACCCGATTACAGTTTCTTCAGAGATATTACTTCCTGAGGCCCGTTTAATCCTGAATCAGAATGATTTCAGGCATCTTCCGGTTGTTGACAGAGACAGAAAACTGATTGGAATTATTACGGACCGGGATCTGAGATCGGCGTACCCTTCGTCAGTTACCTCAAAAAGTGAGCGTATGCTGATCTATGCGCGGGTTGAAAAGACCAGGGTAGCCGAAATTATGACCACTTCCTGTTCGACCCTGGGGCCTGCTGCCACCATTGATGATGCCTTGCTGATTTTTGACCGGGATAAGGTGGGTGGCATTCCGGTAGTTAGCGAGGAAGGTGTGGTTATCGGTATTTTTTCCATGCGTGATCTTACTGCGGCCTATAGAAAATTGTTTGGAGTCGAGGAAAAAGGGTCCATGCTGATCACGGTTGAGGACGACGGCAGAGAGACTTTAATGAGCGAACTGGTTTTACTGCTGGAAAAGAATTCTATTCCTCTTACCCGACTGATACGACTCCGTCATTGGCAGGAAGGTGCCAGAATCTATATGAGAGTAAATACGCTGAAGCCGGGGATGGTCAACAAGTTACTGATCCGAAATGGCTATATTCCCCTTGCACCGTAACCTGGACAGCTTCAGTATCGTATCTGTCCGTAATATGCACTTGGAACATCCCAGGGAAAGAACAGGAAAAATCAGTGGAGAGTGAACAGAACCATTGCAGGAGATGTGGCAATTGCTGCAGACAGGGAGGGCCGGCGCTTCATACACAGGATCTGGAGTTGATCCGGTCCGGACGGCTTCCCGTGAGAAGTCTCATTACTGTTCGGAAGGGAGAACTTGCATATAATCCCATAAAAAAGAAAATCTGTCCTGCCGGAGTAGAACTGGTTAAAATAAGGGGTACCGGGAGGCAGTGGGACTGTTGTTTCCATGATGAGGAAAAAGGCTGCACCATTTATGAAGACAGGCCCAGGGCCTGTCGGGTTCTTAAGTGCTGGGATACGGAAGAAATCCTTGCTCTCGTGGAAAAAGAGACATTGACCCGCATTGATATTCTCCTGGAAGATGATCCTCTGGTCGAAGTAATCAGGGAACACGAACGGATATGTCCCTGTCCGGATTTTGAGTATCTTCGTCGGAGTATTGAAAATTTGTCAGACCGGGAAAAAAGGGAACTGGAAAAATGTGTAAGGAATGATCTACGTTTCCGGGCCAGGATTATAGAAGATTTTGATCTGGATCTGAACCGGGAGCTTTTTTATTTTGGCAGGCCCCTTTTCCACCTGCTCCAACCCCTGGGAGTTGGATTCAGTGAATCCGGCGGAGAGGTAAATCTCAGGTGGAAATAAAAAGCCTGAGCCCCGGGTGGCCGGGATCAGGCTTTTGTGATAAGACGGATCGTTTGCTACCAGGTTTTTCGGGCCAGTTCCTCTCCCTGGGTGGAGATTGTAACCTGTTCGACAGGAACGCTCTTGCCAGCTCTTTCAATAGCCTTTTTGATGATGATATTCATTGCGGAACAGCAGGGGACCTCCATGATGAGGATCGTCAGGCTTTTCAGTTCGCATGTCTTTATTATTTCTGCGAAACGGTCCACGTAACTTTCGGCATCGTCGAACTTGGGACATCCCATCATGACAGTTTTTCCCTGGAGATATTTTTCCTGGAAATTTCTTGCTGCCACCGCGCAGCAGTCAGCTGCCACAAGGAGATCACTGTTTTTAAGAAACGGTGCCTGGGGCGGCACGAGACGAATCTGAACCGGCCAATGGGACAGCAGGGAAGCGGTTTTACCGGATGCGGCTATTTCCACGGGGACATTTGCTGTCTGACATGAAGACTGCTGTTGTCCGGCAGAGGGAAAGGATTGAATATGAGTTGATGCACAACCGCAATCCATCGTTTCTGCCGCCTGTTCTTTTTCTTTGGCCAGATATTCCTCTACTGCTTCTTCGTCAAATTCATCCGCTTCTCTTTCAATTATTTTCAACGCTCCTGTCGGGCAGGAACCGAGGCAGGCACCAAGTCCGTCACACAGGTTTTCGGCAACCAGTTTGGCTTTGCCATCGACAATCTTCAGAGATCCTTCAGCGCAGTCAGGTACACACTGTCCACAACCGTCACACAGTTCTTCATCTATCTCAATTATTTTTCTCATTGCTTTCATGACCATCCTCCCGGCGGTTTTTCTTCTATCGATCATTTAATGGAGTTACTATTCATTGTCATATCTGAAAATCCCCAGATATGACTGCATAATAACATTGGAATGGGAAATATCCTTGATCTGGATCAAGTTCTGTTATTTTCTTCCACTGTGCAACAAAAAGGCGGGGTGCATCTGCAACCCGCCTTTTGTGCTGATAATTGCAGGATTTAGGTCAAACATAAATCCTGTACTTCAAGAATAAACATGGCTGAGCCATAAGGTTCAGCCATGCCGGTTTATCCAAGAATGGTCTTGAGATCTTCCGCCGGAGTTTCCGCAATCGGCTTACAGTCAAAATTCTCGACGAGGACGTCCAGAACATTAGGTGTAATAAAAGCCGGCAGGGAGGGTCCAAGACGGATATCCTTGATACCCAGGCTGAAGAGAGTGAGCAGGATAACAACCGCCTTCTGTTCATACCAGGAAAGAATCATTGAGAGCGGCAGGTCATTGACGCCACAGTCAAAGGCATTGGCGAGTGCTACTGCGATCTGAATGGCGGAATAGGCATCATTGCACTGTCCCACATCGAGAAGTCTCGGGATTCCCCCGATATCACCAAGTTTTTTGTCAAAGAAACGGAATTTTCCGCAGGCCAGGGTCAGAATCATACAGTCTTCTGGCACCTGCTCAACAAACTCCGTGTAGTAATTTCTTCCAGGTTTCGCCCCATCACAACCGCCCACGAGGAAGAAGTGGCGGATGGCCTTGCTTTTGACACCTTCAATAACCTTATCCGCCACACCGAGCACGGTGTTACGGGCAAAACCGGTGAGTACGCTGCCTTTATCGGTATCCTCGGGAAAACCCGGTAATGCCAGGGCACGTTCAATAACCGGCGTGAAATCCTTGTCCTCTCCAATGTGAGTGACATCAGGCCAGCCGACCAGTCCGGTGGTGAAAACATTGTCTTTGTAGGAGTCTTTCGGCTTCTGGATACAGTTGGTGGTGAAGAGAATTGCACCAGGGAATTCAGGAAATTCCTTGGCCTGGTTCTGCCAGGCAGTACCAAAATGTCCATAAAAATGGTCATATTTTTTCAGTTCCGGATAGGCATGGCAGGGCAGCATTTCACCATGGGTGTAAATGTTGATGCCTTTTCCTTCTGTCTGTTGCAGAAGGAGATCAAGGTCTTTCAGGTCATGACCGGTAACGACGATGGCTTTCCCGGCTTTGGCACCCAAGGGAACTTCAGTCGGAGTCGGATGACCGTAGGTCCCGGTGTTACCCGCATCAAGCAGTTCCATGGCCTTCAGATTCACTTCACCACATTTCAGTGTGATACCCACCAGCTGTTCAAGGGACTGTCCACCTTTGGTGAACTCTGCCAGGGTATCATGAATATATTCAAAGACAGAATCATCTTCCTGCCCGAGAATGGCCGCATGGTCAGCATAGGCGGCAAGACCGCGAATACCGTATACAGTTATCTGCTTCAGGGAGCGGAGATCTTCATTTTCGTCCAGGCTGTTCATGAAATCAAGTTCCATTCCCTGGGCAATCAGACCGTCAAGGGAGTCAGCCGGAGTAAAGTTTGCGGCGGCCGCATCAAAAGCAGTGCTTCCTCCGGCAGCTTTAACTTTTTCTTTCAAGGCTTCCCGTAATTCAACTGCCTTGTTGATTAAGGTTTCAAAACGTCTGGGGTCAAAGTCTACATTGGTCAGGCAGGAAAACACAGCTTCAGCCGTGAACCTGTTGATGTCGTTATCGACAATACCGTTTTTCCTCGCTTCTACCGCCACGACCGATAATCCCTGGACTGAGTAGGTCAGTAGATCCTGAAGTGCAGCTACGTCTTCTGTTTTTCCACAGACACCGATTTTTGTACAGGCCATACCTTTGGCAGTTTGTTCGCATTGATTGCAAAACATAATGTCCTCCTTAATAAGACAAATCCGGCTATCCTCTCTGGATAGTCCTCTTGTTTATCTGAAAATCCAGTCACAGAAGGTATTTCTGCCGCAGTCTGGATTTTCATTTGTTTTTGTACCTTCAGGGATCAAACACCCGAAAGGCAAAATGACTGAGCTGTATGATTCAGCCATCATGTATCGATTTGATGAAAACAGCCCGTTTCAGGCTTTGAGAGGGACTCTACACTAAGAGTGTCTCAATATCTTTGACTTACGTCAAGGTATAATTATTATTCCGCTTCAGTGAAATGGAGAATTCCATCTCAGGCAGGTTATTTTTTTTGAAACACAGCCATCAGGATAGAATTATTAC
The DNA window shown above is from Desulfomarina profundi and carries:
- a CDS encoding tyrosine-protein kinase domain-containing protein; translated protein: MIRARDELRILKQEKRFEIDRVVSTIKNSYELAVSKEKSLKKLLETTKREMLNLNEKFMQYSIMKRDVDSNRVLYDTLQTSIKKQGVTEQSQSVNIWVIKKAALPVVPSKPNKKYNLIVGLIIGICGGLCLAFFVDYLDNTINSVRQIEDKFGLTVLGSIEELKGKDKNIDTYILYNPLSPIAESYRLIRSALLLSKADHPPRVVLITSMNKSEGKTATVTNLARMLAKDKKNVLVIDCDLRRPRMHSLLGMPNDLGLSSYLTGNTDECPLLQIKDEGYCLIPAGPVPPDPSELLGSRKMKKLLEMMAEKYDFLLLDSPPVGAVTDSLTLSQYVDGSILVVKAGSTTLEMFESGVKKMRDINSHILGVVLNGLKMEEKDSYQYGYSSYYASDDD
- a CDS encoding O-antigen ligase family protein, giving the protein MKRISSALFLFSLVFAPLAFGTVEAWSLSVVEITTAAAFILFYLSAWFHKDSTLKVPGTLPLVLLLGVIGFQLLPLPVSVVQVLSPETYAVYSPLFQIEHGRNWLPLSVNQRATLHELLRFGSYGLLYVLTVQLLSEPERLRKTASVVVFLGSAIALLALIQHVGSPDRIYWLRKVPDNASPFGPWINPNQFAGYMELVSPLAFGLFLFYRPRVRGSESFREKFVTFFTIPRIHLYLFLWFGAALMVFSVFISLCRGGILSIVAGGVVFFLLYRRKFPGRSSYIFLTMVVAVVLAITWFGWDIILSEFNQKFDSSGHIREGRLLLWKDTLALIRDFPIFGAGFGSFIHIYPLYKTFVGNLIYDHAHNDYLELLTDGGIVSLLLAAWFVVSILLHGWKMIRRRRDRYAVFLGIGAISGILSLLVHSVTDFNLHNGAVGYYFFFLLGLLVAAVNTRFSYGSSASLLKKQSPGLTAPIVVFGLAWCVAVVIVQIGSYRAWSGYESIKNIYVNPHLGRKFLWKITKTMDRAERQDPFHGLYSYRNGTALWYMGEKKAALEKYLLAFRKNPLEGIFLQQLGLLQNDEKIAEKLLEEGYRRTLNKDILISSYVEWLLWRGQRRRAVEVLSRSMHDAPDQAVAWSGLLREYSFTHEELEKIIPGNSKTWVDFGRHLSSIGLEKESNYFFNRAEKLLMEEDNPAMESYRNLIQFFYRQGFDARALSVLRRAVEKLPDELYFHLKLGEYYQKENIAYRAKEEFERVLFLDPGNKKAVRALRRLGFADSY
- a CDS encoding methyl-accepting chemotaxis protein → MTKQYKRRNIFIKKELQGKLIFGYFLFVTGGCLFFIILLGYFSADTLTISYTNSDLQLGRTPLMLLKSILTAHWIFIVLGAVFITIAAMLITHRIAGPLFRFEKTLTKMLKKDLSDVIHLRYRDEGKELARQINTFNRDLSETFKKLTIHTEAVKTLLEQADTESSTLPEDHKKEMKAILWNIEENNKKIQTICSSYTLRDE
- a CDS encoding sodium:proton exchanger codes for the protein MKTFLVSSIGKLDLIIWVLVLAFFFGSALLFGGDLNLTFIGASGVIVEMLLISLAVEIIIECLKKKKGIGTLTGFITNGPEAICLLAGLFAGDIVFAASTPLGSNFMNPILLIAATLLCHQFIKTFSVHRVYSVVTLCTTALLAAGFFLLSPSHYVWWLVIVIPLSLLFFFIRPTEPGKEEEEDFSFNPSLWLFPSILILTVAGYFLDPVVSFAAANSHAPKGVIGFIVLASLTSWPEFKSCIVLLRRGNRLGAILNITVSNITNIWLAAIGITAYLLT
- a CDS encoding thioredoxin domain-containing protein, translating into MEEKIKITFYRSKLCPRCFLAGKYLRAAIKEDSTIDVEEVDILSSPLRFMETGIRMIPALVIGKETLSSIYLNRKSIEDFISRHKQNNRKP
- a CDS encoding CBS domain-containing protein, with the protein product MYILEHMTPDPITVSSEILLPEARLILNQNDFRHLPVVDRDRKLIGIITDRDLRSAYPSSVTSKSERMLIYARVEKTRVAEIMTTSCSTLGPAATIDDALLIFDRDKVGGIPVVSEEGVVIGIFSMRDLTAAYRKLFGVEEKGSMLITVEDDGRETLMSELVLLLEKNSIPLTRLIRLRHWQEGARIYMRVNTLKPGMVNKLLIRNGYIPLAP
- a CDS encoding YkgJ family cysteine cluster protein, with protein sequence MESEQNHCRRCGNCCRQGGPALHTQDLELIRSGRLPVRSLITVRKGELAYNPIKKKICPAGVELVKIRGTGRQWDCCFHDEEKGCTIYEDRPRACRVLKCWDTEEILALVEKETLTRIDILLEDDPLVEVIREHERICPCPDFEYLRRSIENLSDREKRELEKCVRNDLRFRARIIEDFDLDLNRELFYFGRPLFHLLQPLGVGFSESGGEVNLRWK
- a CDS encoding ATP-binding protein → MKAMRKIIEIDEELCDGCGQCVPDCAEGSLKIVDGKAKLVAENLCDGLGACLGSCPTGALKIIEREADEFDEEAVEEYLAKEKEQAAETMDCGCASTHIQSFPSAGQQQSSCQTANVPVEIAASGKTASLLSHWPVQIRLVPPQAPFLKNSDLLVAADCCAVAARNFQEKYLQGKTVMMGCPKFDDAESYVDRFAEIIKTCELKSLTILIMEVPCCSAMNIIIKKAIERAGKSVPVEQVTISTQGEELARKTW
- the hcp gene encoding hydroxylamine reductase codes for the protein MFCNQCEQTAKGMACTKIGVCGKTEDVAALQDLLTYSVQGLSVVAVEARKNGIVDNDINRFTAEAVFSCLTNVDFDPRRFETLINKAVELREALKEKVKAAGGSTAFDAAAANFTPADSLDGLIAQGMELDFMNSLDENEDLRSLKQITVYGIRGLAAYADHAAILGQEDDSVFEYIHDTLAEFTKGGQSLEQLVGITLKCGEVNLKAMELLDAGNTGTYGHPTPTEVPLGAKAGKAIVVTGHDLKDLDLLLQQTEGKGINIYTHGEMLPCHAYPELKKYDHFYGHFGTAWQNQAKEFPEFPGAILFTTNCIQKPKDSYKDNVFTTGLVGWPDVTHIGEDKDFTPVIERALALPGFPEDTDKGSVLTGFARNTVLGVADKVIEGVKSKAIRHFFLVGGCDGAKPGRNYYTEFVEQVPEDCMILTLACGKFRFFDKKLGDIGGIPRLLDVGQCNDAYSAIQIAVALANAFDCGVNDLPLSMILSWYEQKAVVILLTLFSLGIKDIRLGPSLPAFITPNVLDVLVENFDCKPIAETPAEDLKTILG